atgatttctTTTGCTAAGTTTAAAGAtctaattaatgattttaatagtttaaggttttaattgactttgaaactATAGTTTATAGCAGACCTTTCTTTGGCCCTCTTCAAAAGGAAATGCACAGTAGTACGAACGGACAAATTAACTTAAATACaatcaattttaatatttaaaaatttcaaatttggactaatttatcaaataatatcaaattaaagACTTATTGATACCTAAACTAACTTCGACTTGGACTAAACTAGACTTGACTGCCAATTTTAAAAGCCAAATCGACCCTTAATTCATATGTTAATAGCTTAAAACACTATTTGCCCTCACCTAttcaaaattttgatttttgacCTGTTAACATTTGACCTCTAACCTATTCAAAATGTTTATTTTGACCCCTTTACCTATTATTTTATTACATTTGCCtcttgacctatccaaaattgaTGAAATCTCAATCAGCATTTGATTAAGATTTTACAAATTTTAGATGGGTCGGAAGGCAAATATAACCAAATAATAAGTTACGATGCAAAGATAAACATTTTGAATAGGTTAGGGATTTACCAAATAACAGATCAAAGGAAAACCCTAGATCAAAAGTCAAATAGTGCTTTAATCCTATATTCATACATCATTAACCTATTGTACTCGTCCAATGGGTAGAGTCAATTGCCCCTATACTTTAAAAACATCATATTTATcctaaacttatttaaattgACCTAATAAATCTCTTAACTTTCTCAAATGGCTTATTTATCTCCTAAACTTGCTTAGAATAAtcaaatacaacaacaacaacaacaaagccttagtcccgaaatgattcggggtcggctaacatgaatcatcatataaaaccgtgaaatcaagtcgtgtcagcgatacAAATTCgttccctccactccgtcctatccactaccatattttcctcaattcccagtaaactcatatcactctcaatcaccctcctccaagtttgcttaggtcttcccctacccctcaccactacatccctttgccactcttcggttctcctaaccggcgcatcaagcgctctacgtctcacatggccaaaccaccttagtcggttttctctcattttattctcaatagatgtgacccctacttttgtcctaattatttcattactcacccgatcctttctcgtatgaccacacatccatctcaacatacgcatctctgccaccgacatcttatggatgtggcagtgtttcactgcccaacactctgtaccatataacaatgctggtctaattgccgtccggtagaatttccccttcaatctattaggcatgccgaggtcacaaaggaaacctgtagcactcttccacttcgaccaaccagctttaatcctatgagcaacatctccatctacttctccatccgtttggataatagatcctaaataccagAAGCAATCTGgagcctgaacaactctcccatctagagtgattgtccctgcctccctactcctatggcccaCTAAAATTGCAAGCGTAGAACATCAACTTGTACAAAATCTACTCTACCACACGGATTTCAAGAGTCAATACATCACTTTCAGCAAGTTGAAGAGATAAATAAAacgtttataaaaatataaagatacaacACCTGATATGGCACCAGCCAAAGGAGTAGGATCAGCACCTGAGATTTCACCATAACTGTCCATAACTGTCAAAAGCTGTCAAAATGCATCATAACCCAACAAACAATTCGCATGACGCACAAATAAACGAATAAACAATTCGCGTAACCCGCAATTAAACAAATTAGGGTGTTTAATTGCGGGTTGAGGATACAATCCTCAATCATTTGGACCTTCAAAAACAAGACAAAATTATACTCCAACAAAAGTAACCCACAGAAGCTACAATCAAATCAATGTCGTGATAACTATTTTAGAATCATATCGAACTTAAATTAAActcacaagaaaaagaaaaataagattCCATctaataaaaaagaagaaagaaacaattAGGAAAACTAATACACAAGCGACATATTTCGAAAGCAGATGGAAATGTCCACCTAAAGGAATGCGAAAACATGTAATCATGGACGTATTCTCTGTTTTTTTTCTCATTACAGCTCTTTTTTCAATAAGCAATATCGAGTCACAGATCTTCAGCGATTATACAACTAGTTGCAGCAGCCGATTTCCTTCATCATAAGAAATAAGGCACTCCTGTCCTAGGCCCTCTCATCTGGTTGTTCTCTTCTGTTTCTGTGAAGAACTTCACTTCTCTTTCCTGAGGAGATAACACAACAGAATCgtatttattacttgttttcaCAAACAATATAAGAGCAGAAGTCATTCATTAACCAAAAAACTGAAGAATGGAAAAACAGAGCAGGTAAATATTCGCATTAGCTTCATGAAAATGTGGAAAACCAATGCTCTAAGATTCAACTTAAAGGTCGCAAATTTAATTCTTCAGAACAATCTCTCTGCACAGATGATTTTCATGGTCAAAATGTCATTAAAGTGActgtctttttcttttttgaaagtTAGTCTCATTTAAAAAACCTTTTCCAAGCCAACCTGGAAATGGAAAAAGAGCTAAGAATATATTGATTAGGAACAAAATGGTTAATATCGAAGAACAGAAGATCGCTAATAAAAGCAGGCATCTCCTGCCAAACCATAGAACTTGGATGCCCGGCATAGTTGTGAAAGTCGATTGCCTGGATCGTCTGAGGCGAGAGGCAAACCAGGCGTTCCTTCCCTCGCCTTCTGAACTAGAAGGCGGGCGTTATGAAGAAGGCGACCGCCTGGCCGCTGTAGGCGAGAGGCGGGTGGAGGCGAGAGGTGGTCACCTACTGCAGTTCAGGCGGTATGTTACagttattaaaaaagaaaaattagaaagaAATATAAAAGGGTTTTTTAGGTTAAGACAACAGAAACTTATCgattgaaagaaagaaaaaagcaaaAGAAGTTGGCAACCACCCACCACCGATTACAGGTACTGTTctccttttatttttctttctatactcttctcctttcttctatttttcttcatcttcatcctaCTGTTATGCTGCCCAAATTTCTACTATTTATTATGACTTATGCAAATGTTATGCTGCCCAAATTTTGTCATTTCTGTAATCATTACTAAGTTATGAAAGTTTATGCAAGTCTATGAAAGTGTGTGAAACTTTATGCTAATGCTACTATTATGAAAGTTTATGAAAGTTTATGCTACTGTTATGAAAGTGTGTGAAAGTTTATGCTACTGTTATGAAAGTGTGTGAAAGTTTATGCAAGTTTATGCTAATGTTATGAAAGTGTGTGAAGTGAAATGTGTGAACGTGTCTGAAACTGTATGAAAGTTTGTGAAAATATATGAAAGTGTATGAAACATTAGCTTGCAAGTGTCTAATTTTCCAAATTTTGCAGGCTTTTGGACTTGATGATGAGGATTTGGATTTGGCTTGATGATCATGTTTGATATGttataagagcatctccaagagactcttagcgctctctctaaaaataatataaataattgactttagtaatttaagagtgactaagacataTCATCCCCAACAATACTCCTCATATTcaatctttatttattattttatcattaaaattattaattattgttatatttaccaatagtcaGAGTAGAGagactcctcaataataaattattaataaactgttggagctgatttttaactctccctcctcaaattttaacttaagagctaAACTAAGAGACTGTTGAAAATGCTCTTAGGAATTAGGATCTTAGCATTAGActaaagttttattttattttacaactTTAGAAGTTAAACTAGTCAATTTGAGTtatggttttattttttatgtttttctaatttattttatttccttaTCACCTCGGCTTGCCCGGGCAATAAATGAGCAACCGAGTTTGCTTGTCGACGAACAAAATAAATTCTTCCAAAATTTAACAAAGAAACTGAACCCCTACAATCTGAGACAACAAGAATGGCATGTTTTAACAATCACTGtctccaaagataatatcacATATTAGAACCCCTAAATGAAATGCAAGTGCCAGCCAGAATATTTTTGGTATTCATTTACAACaacatcaacaacaacaacatcaaagccttagtcctgaaatgattcgggatcggctaactGACAACTATAGTATCATTATTAGAAAATAGAAGGAAAAGGTGAAGCCAGCAACTGACAACTATAGTATCATTATCAGGCTAAACAATATAGCAAGAGGGTATCAATCTTCATCCATCAACAATGAACTATAGAATACATTTGAACATGTATTCGAAGCTACATTGAAGACTGTAACTCGAAACTGTGTGTGAGTTGAATATTGTTTCCCGAGCaatcttttttccttttttttcatattcgaCTGTTTAGTGTTCCAATTTATAGATGGCAATAACTTTGTCGCATTTTGCACAGTTGCATACTCAAAACTTAGGTCCAAATATCAATAAAAAGCTTAAATTTAATGCCCATGAAGTAGGAAGATGAATGTCCAAGGATGAAATACTATTATAAAAGTCATCAAGAATCTAACTGCTTCATGAGGCCCACCCAAAAAGAGAGCATTTACGCTCACAATACTTACCATGTTCTCGTTGAAGCTCAATATGGAAGCTACATTCCCACATCGGTAACAGTAATTTGGTGCAGACCAGACCTGCAAAGTTATGGACCAAACCATTTTACAAGACATCTTAATTGTATCTGACAACCATAAGACTATAGAAGGGTCAGAATCTTTACAGTTACTAAGCCTTTATCTTGAAACATGTACTTGAGACCTTCTTGTACAAGTTGGTGTGCCCGACAAACCAGATCAAGATTGTTAATGTGATTGAACTGCGAGAAAAAGGGAAAGAATGTCAGACGGACGATATGATGATCATACTATTATAGCTGAGATCAAAGACATCACCTCAGAAGTAACCCTGGATCCAAATAGCCAACCAGCTCCTCGAGGACTAACTGCCCATGTTTCAATATCTTCAGGATCACTCCACATTAGATCACAGAAAGGCCCTTCATGTGGAATCTCGCAATTGCGTTCGATAACTCTTATCTAGCAAGGATGGGTAAAATAATCAAGTTTTACATTACCATCCATGAGAAATGAAGAAATGAGTAACATAAAGCAAGGTTTCACATTACCATCATAGTTGTTAATTGTGAAGCCATGGCACAAGGCTCAAGGCCATGCGCCTTAACACCCGCTAAGGCGAACGATGTTGGTCTGGCGACGCTAAGACGCGCCTTTGTGTGCCTGGACATGCTTATCAGAGGCGCGCCTTTTGTGTCACAGGttatttttttagggttttttattATTGATCCACATGTTCAATCTCCACAGTTGTATTAGACACATCTAGTGTCCAAAAATAAACAGAAACAAAAGGAAAGGAGACAGACTTTCAAATTAAACAATCATAGAAAAAGAAAGATGCATAATGCGaaacaaaggaaaagaagaagcgCACAACAACAGTAAAATACCAGAGAAAAAGAAGCAAACAAGGGCATAACTTGAAGTTGGAGACTTTTGATAAGAAGTAGCTATTAGTAACTTAGGATTTACTATTTAGTTTAATACTTTAATTTTAGAATATAGGGTTTATTGCATGTTAGAATTTAGGGTAAGTACAAAAAATCCATGTGATTTTCGCCATTTGCAAACAAGGACCTGTGTTTTAAAACAGTACAAACGAGGGTCTGTGCTTTACGCCATTAACAAATAAAGTCCAGAACCATGTTAAAAAAGCTAATGTGGCACTTTTTAGTCAACAAGTCAAAGGGCATTTttgtctttgtaattttcttttatattttacaactttatatattattttacacTCATCCAATCAATAACTGTATGGTTGATTTTGTTCAATGCAATTTCTGATTCGATTTCTTATTCAGTCGGAACTCAGACATGAGGCAAAAATTACCCCGAGATACTTAAATTTGGTATACTTATTAGGTCAAATTAAAGTATGTAcaaattttgtattttgagTCTGGTGCTTCTTGGAGTATCAGATGCCCCTGCGTCATGGAATGATGAACTTAAAAAGCTGCATATCAGCTGCGCTCAATAAGCAGGATTTCTCTTGGATCAGATCTTTTCCCTTTTTCAGAAGCTTTTGGACCATTTATTGAATGTTGTAATTGTTACTGATGGAGCGAGGGAAGCTCAGCAAActgcatttatatttattttggtTCAAGTTTCTAGAGGGTCTGAATATTGGTATTGCTTGGCATGGCATctcaaaatataaaagaaaattacaaagacaaAAATGCCTTTTGACCTGTTGACTAAAAAGTGTCAcatcaactttttttttaaccCTGTTTAACTTTTTTGGACCTTATTTGTTAAGGGCGTAAAACACAGAACCTCGTTTATACCATTTTAAAACACAGGTCATTGTTTGTTGTTTGCAAATGGCaaaaaccacagggttttttttttgtactttaccCTACAATTTATTATTAAGAATATTGACATGATGTCTTATTTTCTGCATTTTGATATTAATTACaatttcttatattttaaatattatcatttatggtggttctatataattttattcttctAATGCGCCTTGTGTCGTTCAGGCACACGCTgtgcgccaaggctccaggacccccttGCGCCATAGTGCGCCTTACACCTTTAATGACTATGACTACCATCCATGAGAAAAGAAGAAAGGAGTAACATATGTGAGCGTTACTCCTGAAAGAAATATTAAATTGCACATacaatatttataaaattataattcccCTGGATAGACCATGTGTACACTTAAAAAGCAGGAACTGTATTTGATACGCACATAACTCCTACCACAACTTCATTTGAAGGGAGAAAACACTTTAAACattcaaaacaaacaaacactaAGATGTGCCATCATCAACAATTAATATATCTATCTGacaaaaactaaactaaacgaGCAATTATGAGAAAAGAAATGTAATGTAAAGAAAGACACTGAAATTCACATACACCATACTTCAAAAAGTCTCAGTATGGACACTCACATGAATGTACTTAAATCAGTGTGTGGAAGCATGCAAGTGTCCTGAGTTTATTAGCATTCCAATGCTTTGAGTTACAGTTAAGGAAAAAGAATCTTGAAAAATGCATtttccgacttgagataacttCCTTTTAGTATCAAAAACCCCCCGAGAGAAGCATTCTATATTTGATGCAAACAATCCAAGGATAGGAGAACAAATTGATGAGGTAATAAAATGAAGGACCTTAAAGAAGGATGAAATAAAGTTGTACAATGTTGATTGCTACTTCCAGTACAAAAACTGAGCATAAAGCCAGAGACACACCTGATCAATTGTTCGGATGTCCGGAGAAAGGCCACCGTGGACACAAAGCACCTACATATTAAACCACAAGACATCCATTCTTAGTGTCATGCAGATTCATATGTAAAAAATTGAAGTAGATAAAGTTGCATATGCAAGCAGAAGAAAGGGGCTTACAGTGCCATCTATGATTGCTGAGAGTGTTAGATAATCAAAAACATCAGTACAATACCGCCATGCATTGGCATTTCCATACTTCCTCTGGCATTCATCATAGAAACCATATACCTAGCACAAATAAAATTGACAGATGGAAACATCAAATTCCACAGAGCTCCTACAAATCTTGAAGGATCTATTATTGAAAGGTACAGGACTGTGGAATTCCAAGCTGAAGGATATGCAGGTTTCATTTCACTACGACAACCAAGTTAATATGATAATTATCAGCAAATGAGGATGTCGACATATGTAATCAGTTAAAATGACAAAAAGAACTTAGATTTTCCTAGGTATGGTTCCACTTCTGACTTTAGTCCAACATATGCTTTACACTAGAGGAAATTCAGAGCAAAATTGAAGATAACTTCCAAATTTATGAAAAAATCGATTAGATTCATACTCTAGAAATCAACTCTAGCTATCAAGTAAAAGAGCATTTAAAACCAAAAACTCAAACATCCCATGTGCACTTTGACACATAATTTACAATGGAAGTCGACAAAATTATAAGTCAAAATCAGTTTGCAAAGGTTTCATTTATTGATAACCTTACAGTGTTTTATTTTCAGCAACAGAATCAATTCAGAAAAGACATGATATGAATAAATGTATACCTGAGTTAGTTGCCTGCTTTCATGATTTCCTCGCAAAAGTGTGATATTAGCTGGgtatctacaaaaaaaaagggaaacagTGTCAATTAAATGGAAAAGAGGGTAGTTCATAGGAATCAAATTGATTCAAGAAACATTGACATATAGGTTCCACTTGTTTCACAGAAAGCAGATTACATTAACAAATAATTTCTAATTGGaaaataaaacattattcgTGGTTTTGCTTTAATATGTGTAAATGTGTTGTCATAATTCAATGGTTAAAGAATAATCAGGCATAATCAGCAAACTGCATAAAGCTGAGCTCCACAAGGCAGAAGAATATGAAGCATAGTTGTGAAAGGTGCAAGGGGGTCCTGGGGCCTAGGCGCAAGGCGCACCAAAACAAAATAGCatgtaaaattataaataacaaCAATCAATATTTCTAAAATGACACAAATAGTCAATTAACAACAATCTTAATCATAAAATGCAGGAGATAAATTCTAATTAACTAATAAgacataattataatttataataaaatttaaatctaaAGACCAAAGTTCAACTTCAACTAAACACTAAGTTAATAACTAATAGTCTAATAATAGTTAGTTTTCATCAAGCAAGACTAAACTCTTTAGTCTTTATTTATAGTGCCTTCTTCAAAGAATCGCAGCTCACAGAATGGAGGAGAAGCTGCTATGTGTTCTGCGTTCTGTCCTTCAGTATCTAACCTGCCCACTTCGCTTCCCAAGATATTTAGGGAACAGACTAAATGTTTTACAGCAGTCATTTACTATGTTTAGGAGGAATTAATCAGTCATGGAACTATTCGATTTTAACTAATTCGAGGCTTTTAAGATTTAGAACAAAGCTAAGCGGAATTTTTGCGATATTTTGAAACTTCTTGTTTCAAAACGGCGAAACCTCGAGATACTTTTCACTTGTCTGCAACAGCTAAATGGCTCAGACGATTATAGAAATGCCCCCGAAAGCTACTCCACCTCGATTAAGATATCTCCTAATGGCTGAAGGGGCCGATGAAGCCAGATAGTACAGTTGGATTAATGAATGAAACTATTcgattttaactaatttaaaagattAGATTAATCCTGCCAAAGCTGCTTCCGAAATGAAAGACAGTCCGAGGTTGGATTAACAAAGAAAAGATCTATAAAAAAGTTAACACAATTATTTAAGGTTCATGAGCTGATAGGCAAAGGGCCGAAGCTGGAGTGTGCAAAGTCAGGGAGTGTTCCGCCTTAGAGGGAAGCACCTGCGCGAGCAGCGGTGGACGAAGCGGAAGCGAGAATGTCGTCCTTAGTATCGATGCTCAcctctttcctttccttttttttctaatttaatcTGAGCCCTGCATCATAAAGATCTCCTATGGCAGTGATTAGAAGCCGAAAAGACACTAAAAAACCCTACAATTGCGCCTAGGCTCGTGGCGTCTGGCTGACATCACCCGCCTCACACACAAAGAGGTGCTAACCGCTGAGCCTTGCCTCAGGCACGCCTTTGACAACTATGATATGAAgtaccaaaaaaaaacataaatacaGAAGTGAAAAACCAAAGAAATTGTCTACCAAAAAAAACAATGACCAGCATAATAAGTGACAATTACATCAGCACAAGATAGAAATCCGTACCTCGCTTTAAGAAGCAAAAGAATTGTGAACACTTCAAGACTATTATAACCTCGATCAACAAAATCTCCCTGACAAAGCACTAAGAATACTTAAGCTTTCAAGAATTGGGAAACATCAGACTGCCAACAAGAGTTAACAATAGCCCTTGAAGGGGAAAAAGAATACCATAAAGATGTAATTTGTCTCAGGTACATGACCTCCAGTGTGGAAAAGTTTCATTAGATCATGAAACTGACCATGAATATCACCACATACGGTCACTGGACTGTTCACAGGCTGCACATTGGACTCCTCAATGAGGATCTCTTTAACCTGTGTTGTTTACAAAGCAACAGAAACTGAGATTGAATCTTCAACTCCGTAGATCAAACTATGCATAAATCTTTAATTTTTTGGAGATAAGGAGCAGTGTGGTAGGGTTGAGGAAAATGTGATTGTTGTGCCAATTATCTCAGCTCATAATCTACATAATGCTGAAAACCATTATTCACTGGGGCACAAATAATAAGCACTTTTTAGCACCATAAAAGAGAAACTGCAGTAAGTAACAATGTATAACAAGGGAAGCTTTTCCATTAGGACAATTTCAAGAACTGCCATAGTAATTCAAAATTTTCCTCCACTGAAGCACAGTAAGGGAAAAAAATCTGCTATCCTATTAGATCAATTTTTTATAGAACAAAATGCAATCACTGTTGATCCAATTCATTAAATGAGGAA
The window above is part of the Euphorbia lathyris chromosome 3, ddEupLath1.1, whole genome shotgun sequence genome. Proteins encoded here:
- the LOC136224282 gene encoding phytochrome-associated serine/threonine-protein phosphatase produces the protein MDLDQWIAKVKEGQHLLEDELQLLCEYVKEILIEESNVQPVNSPVTVCGDIHGQFHDLMKLFHTGGHVPETNYIFMGDFVDRGYNSLEVFTILLLLKARYPANITLLRGNHESRQLTQVYGFYDECQRKYGNANAWRYCTDVFDYLTLSAIIDGTVLCVHGGLSPDIRTIDQIRVIERNCEIPHEGPFCDLMWSDPEDIETWAVSPRGAGWLFGSRVTSEFNHINNLDLVCRAHQLVQEGLKYMFQDKGLVTVWSAPNYCYRCGNVASILSFNENMEREVKFFTETEENNQMRGPRTGVPYFL